A genome region from Paradevosia shaoguanensis includes the following:
- a CDS encoding uracil-DNA glycosylase: MTANRPLSDAEMVAALEWYRAVGVDLAVGEDPVDRFAASQMARPRPAPPPAATQTAVPLPPPATAAGLNADPSEARALAASARTLDELQSILGSYDGCALKLRATQLVFADGNPEADIMLIGEAPGSEEDRQGKPFVGRSGQLLDRMLNAIGLDRTKVYIANTVPWRPPGNRTPTPEEIALCLPFLHRQVELVAPRIIVTLGGPAMQTVFQTTAGILKSRGHWRELTVGNHSAMAIATLHPAYLLRQPLQKHQAWRDMLSIRQKIVSENILPMENLPQS; encoded by the coding sequence ATGACTGCAAATCGACCGCTAAGTGACGCTGAAATGGTCGCGGCCCTCGAGTGGTATCGGGCCGTGGGCGTCGACCTGGCGGTCGGCGAGGACCCCGTCGATCGCTTCGCCGCCTCCCAGATGGCGCGCCCGCGTCCGGCCCCGCCGCCGGCAGCCACGCAGACTGCTGTGCCCCTGCCGCCGCCCGCCACGGCCGCAGGCCTCAACGCCGATCCGTCCGAGGCCCGCGCCCTGGCCGCCAGCGCCAGGACGCTCGATGAGCTTCAATCCATCCTCGGTTCCTATGACGGCTGCGCCCTCAAGCTGCGCGCCACCCAGCTCGTCTTTGCCGACGGCAATCCGGAGGCCGATATTATGCTGATCGGCGAGGCTCCCGGCAGCGAAGAGGATCGCCAGGGCAAGCCCTTCGTCGGCCGCTCCGGCCAGTTGCTCGATCGTATGCTCAATGCCATCGGCCTCGACCGCACCAAGGTCTATATCGCCAATACCGTGCCCTGGCGCCCGCCTGGCAACCGCACGCCGACGCCTGAGGAAATCGCGCTCTGCCTGCCCTTCCTGCATAGGCAGGTCGAACTGGTCGCGCCCCGTATCATCGTCACGCTCGGCGGCCCGGCGATGCAGACCGTGTTCCAGACCACGGCCGGCATCCTCAAATCGCGAGGGCACTGGCGCGAACTGACCGTGGGCAACCACAGCGCCATGGCCATCGCCACGCTCCACCCGGCCTATCTGCTGCGCCAGCCGCTCCAGAAGCACCAGGCCTGGCGCGACATGCTTTCGATCCGGCAGAAGATCGTCTCGGAAAACATTCTTCCGATGGAAAACCTGCCCCAATCTTGA
- the argF gene encoding ornithine carbamoyltransferase, translated as MTGTPRHFLNLLDFTPEELRTMLALASELKALLKAGERPLLLKDKVLAMIFERQSTRTRVSFDVGMRQLGGETLMLTGQEMQLSREETLADTARVMSRYVDAIMIRILSHDDLLELAGASSVPVINGLTRRAHPCQVMADVMTFEEHRGPIQGAKIAWVGDSNNVMASWVHAARLLGARLDIAVPEEYGPDQGMLADIRAAGSSVRLMDDPHEAVKDADLIITDTWVSMGDTDEVERRRVLKPYRVNTNLMAEAGKDALFMHCLPAHRGDEVTDEVIDGPQSVVFDEAENRLHAQKAILCWVFGIEKL; from the coding sequence ATGACCGGCACCCCAAGGCATTTTCTGAACCTCCTCGACTTCACCCCCGAAGAGCTCCGCACCATGCTGGCGCTGGCCAGCGAGCTCAAGGCGCTGCTCAAGGCGGGTGAACGACCGCTCCTGCTCAAGGACAAGGTCCTGGCCATGATCTTCGAGCGCCAGTCGACCCGCACCCGCGTCTCCTTCGATGTCGGCATGCGCCAGCTCGGCGGCGAAACCCTGATGCTGACCGGCCAGGAAATGCAGCTCTCGCGCGAGGAAACCCTTGCCGACACCGCGCGCGTCATGTCGCGCTATGTCGATGCGATCATGATCCGCATTCTCTCGCATGATGACCTGCTCGAACTCGCCGGCGCCTCCTCGGTGCCGGTGATCAACGGTCTCACCCGCCGCGCGCACCCCTGCCAGGTCATGGCCGACGTCATGACCTTCGAGGAGCATCGCGGCCCGATCCAGGGCGCCAAGATCGCCTGGGTCGGTGACAGCAACAACGTCATGGCCTCCTGGGTCCATGCCGCCAGGCTGCTCGGCGCCAGGCTCGATATCGCCGTGCCCGAGGAATATGGCCCGGACCAGGGCATGCTGGCCGACATCCGTGCTGCCGGCAGCTCCGTGCGCCTGATGGACGACCCGCATGAGGCGGTCAAGGATGCCGACCTCATCATTACCGACACCTGGGTTTCGATGGGCGACACCGACGAGGTCGAGCGCCGCCGCGTCTTGAAACCTTACCGCGTCAACACCAACTTGATGGCCGAGGCCGGCAAGGATGCACTTTTCATGCACTGCCTGCCTGCTCACCGCGGCGATGAAGTTACCGATGAGGTCATTGATGGGCCTCAATCGGTTGTCTTTGATGAAGCCGAAAATCGCTTACACGCACAAAAGGCGATCCTGTGCTGGGTGTTCGGGATCGAAAAGCTTTAA
- a CDS encoding 4-(cytidine 5'-diphospho)-2-C-methyl-D-erythritol kinase: protein MTDIFVETAPAKINLALHVTGRRSDGYHELDSLVVFADVADEIEASPAPNDILKVTGPFGTGLTSGEGNLVLRAVAAFRANWPDHVPTRLAFDLKKNLPVAAGLGGGSADAAAVLRLMASLGPALIPEHELMAVAAQLGADVPMCLLSRPCRARGIGEKITALMSFPKLHVVLVNPLVPVVTADVFRRLSIHQNEGLPDLPEPLTRPAQLGIWLAETRNDLEPPAVALVPVIGQLHDALGKAPGCVLARMSGSGATVFGLFGSGTQAHQAAHDLRERWPGYWVAAAPVIEPD, encoded by the coding sequence GTGACTGACATTTTCGTCGAAACGGCACCGGCCAAGATCAACCTCGCGCTGCATGTGACGGGGCGGCGAAGTGACGGCTATCACGAGCTCGACAGCCTCGTGGTGTTCGCCGACGTCGCCGACGAGATCGAGGCCTCCCCTGCCCCGAACGACATTCTCAAGGTGACGGGGCCGTTCGGCACCGGACTGACCAGCGGCGAGGGCAACCTCGTGCTGCGCGCCGTGGCGGCGTTCCGCGCCAACTGGCCCGACCATGTGCCGACGCGCCTGGCTTTCGACCTCAAGAAGAACCTGCCGGTCGCGGCCGGTTTGGGTGGCGGTTCGGCAGACGCGGCTGCGGTGCTGCGGCTCATGGCGTCCCTGGGGCCGGCCTTGATCCCCGAGCACGAATTGATGGCGGTGGCGGCGCAACTGGGTGCCGATGTGCCGATGTGCCTGCTCTCCCGCCCCTGCCGGGCACGGGGGATCGGCGAGAAAATCACGGCGCTGATGAGCTTTCCCAAGCTTCACGTGGTGCTGGTCAACCCGCTGGTGCCGGTGGTGACGGCGGATGTGTTCCGACGCCTTTCCATCCACCAGAACGAGGGATTGCCGGATCTTCCCGAGCCGCTGACGCGGCCTGCGCAATTGGGCATCTGGCTGGCGGAGACGCGCAACGACCTTGAGCCGCCAGCGGTAGCGCTGGTGCCTGTCATCGGGCAATTGCACGATGCACTGGGCAAGGCGCCCGGATGCGTGCTGGCGCGGATGTCGGGATCGGGGGCGACGGTCTTCGGGCTTTTCGGCTCGGGCACGCAGGCGCATCAGGCAGCGCATGACCTGCGCGAGCGCTGGCCGGGCTATTGGGTCGCTGCGGCACCGGTGATCGAGCCCGACTGA
- a CDS encoding DUF2798 domain-containing protein: MRFQRLPKSYAAVVTPLVLSLIMTFVVSLIATLRSLGLSSDLVPFWLQAWAMSWVVAFPTLLAVLPLVRRIVVAIVET; this comes from the coding sequence ATGCGCTTTCAGCGCTTGCCCAAAAGCTATGCCGCGGTGGTTACACCGCTGGTGCTTTCCTTGATCATGACATTTGTCGTATCGCTTATCGCAACCCTTCGCTCGCTCGGGTTGTCGTCCGACCTGGTTCCCTTCTGGCTGCAGGCCTGGGCGATGTCCTGGGTGGTCGCTTTCCCCACGCTGCTCGCGGTCCTTCCGCTCGTGCGGCGGATCGTGGTGGCGATCGTCGAGACCTGA
- the ppk2 gene encoding polyphosphate kinase 2, protein MSDPYDSFDIENPDLPKAIKKAAMTSGGYPYADKLDDDVYEDELLALQKQLVLLQSHLAKGGDRIMLVFEGRDAAGKGGTIKTYLANLNPRYNIIAALPKPSDREATQWYFQRYVDWLPAAGETVLFDRSWYNRAGVEPVMGFCTPEQTAQFLIEAPRFERMLVADGIHLHKFWLDIGREMQLKRFHDRRHDPLKVWKLSPIDMEALPRWDAYSKARDRMLEETDTDYAPWTIIRANDKRRARLSVIRQVLRGFDFQGKDDKQIGKVDDEIVLGAEEFLKEHAGR, encoded by the coding sequence GTGTCAGACCCTTACGACAGTTTCGATATCGAGAATCCCGATCTCCCCAAGGCGATCAAGAAAGCCGCCATGACCTCGGGCGGTTACCCCTATGCCGACAAGCTCGACGATGACGTCTACGAGGACGAACTGCTCGCGCTCCAGAAGCAACTGGTCTTGCTGCAAAGTCACCTGGCCAAGGGCGGCGACCGCATCATGCTGGTCTTCGAGGGGCGCGATGCGGCCGGCAAGGGCGGTACGATCAAGACCTACCTTGCCAATCTCAATCCCCGCTACAACATCATCGCCGCGCTGCCCAAGCCCAGCGACCGCGAAGCCACGCAATGGTATTTCCAGCGCTACGTCGATTGGCTCCCGGCTGCCGGCGAAACCGTGCTTTTCGATCGCTCCTGGTACAACCGCGCCGGCGTCGAGCCGGTCATGGGCTTCTGCACGCCCGAGCAGACCGCTCAGTTCCTTATCGAGGCGCCGCGCTTCGAGCGCATGCTGGTCGCCGACGGCATCCATCTCCACAAGTTCTGGCTCGATATCGGCCGCGAAATGCAGCTCAAGCGGTTCCACGATCGCCGCCACGACCCGCTGAAAGTCTGGAAGCTCTCGCCCATCGACATGGAAGCCCTGCCGCGCTGGGACGCCTATTCCAAGGCCCGCGACCGCATGCTTGAGGAAACCGACACCGACTACGCCCCCTGGACCATCATCCGCGCCAACGACAAACGCCGCGCCCGCCTCAGCGTCATCCGCCAGGTCCTCCGCGGCTTCGACTTCCAGGGCAAGGACGACAAGCAGATCGGCAAGGTTGACGACGAGATCGTCCTGGGCGCCGAGGAGTTCTTGAAAGAACACGCGGGGCGGTAG
- a CDS encoding aspartate aminotransferase family protein translates to MSALYGTYARSGLAFERGEGVRLYAQDGEEYLDFHSGIGVNALGHGDPHLVSTLKAAAEKVWHTSNVFSIPEQERLGQRLVDSTFADSVFFTNSGAEAVECAIKTARHYFWAKGQTEKYEIIAFTGSFHGRTLGTIAAGGNEHYIEGFGPPLAGFKHLAPGDLKAVEALIDDKTCAILLEPVQGEGGVTAMSVDFLKGLRALCDKHDMLLIFDEVQCGYGRTGRFFAYEWAGIEPDIMAVAKGIGGGFPLGACLAKGPVAASMVPGTHGSTYGGNPLACAIGNAVLDRIQAPGFLEHVEQVGQVLHWHLQQLAQKYPQYVVELRGKGLITGIKITPPVRDFVERLRKDQHLLAVAAGDNVLRLLPPLVITEDDVKEAVGKIADAFAALDSEPGNVPPID, encoded by the coding sequence ATGTCTGCGTTGTACGGCACCTACGCCCGGTCCGGTCTCGCCTTTGAGCGAGGCGAGGGCGTGCGACTGTACGCGCAGGATGGTGAGGAATACCTCGATTTCCATTCCGGCATCGGCGTCAACGCGCTCGGGCACGGCGATCCGCACCTGGTCTCGACCCTCAAGGCTGCGGCCGAAAAGGTCTGGCACACGTCCAACGTCTTCTCCATTCCCGAGCAGGAACGGCTGGGGCAGCGGCTGGTGGATTCCACTTTCGCCGACTCCGTCTTCTTCACCAATTCAGGTGCTGAAGCGGTCGAATGCGCCATCAAGACGGCCCGCCACTACTTCTGGGCCAAGGGCCAGACGGAAAAGTACGAGATCATCGCCTTCACCGGCTCGTTCCACGGCCGGACCTTGGGCACCATCGCCGCGGGCGGCAACGAGCACTACATCGAAGGCTTCGGCCCACCGCTCGCCGGCTTCAAGCATCTCGCCCCGGGCGACCTCAAGGCCGTCGAGGCCCTGATCGACGACAAGACCTGCGCCATCCTGCTCGAGCCTGTCCAGGGCGAGGGCGGCGTCACGGCCATGTCCGTCGATTTCCTCAAGGGCCTGCGCGCGCTCTGCGACAAGCACGACATGCTGCTGATCTTCGACGAGGTCCAGTGCGGCTACGGTCGTACCGGCCGCTTCTTCGCCTATGAATGGGCCGGCATCGAGCCGGACATCATGGCCGTGGCCAAGGGCATCGGCGGCGGCTTCCCGCTGGGCGCGTGCCTCGCCAAGGGCCCGGTCGCCGCGTCCATGGTGCCCGGCACCCACGGTTCGACCTATGGCGGCAATCCCTTGGCCTGTGCCATCGGCAATGCCGTGCTCGACCGCATCCAGGCGCCGGGCTTCCTCGAACATGTCGAGCAGGTTGGCCAGGTGCTCCATTGGCACCTCCAGCAGCTGGCGCAGAAATACCCGCAATATGTCGTCGAGCTGCGCGGCAAGGGCCTCATCACCGGCATCAAGATCACCCCGCCGGTCCGCGATTTCGTCGAGCGCCTCCGCAAGGACCAGCATCTGCTGGCGGTTGCAGCCGGGGACAACGTGCTGCGCCTGCTCCCCCCGCTCGTCATCACCGAAGATGACGTCAAGGAAGCTGTCGGCAAGATCGCCGATGCCTTCGCCGCCCTTGATAGTGAACCGGGCAACGTGCCGCCGATCGATTGA
- a CDS encoding electron transfer flavoprotein-ubiquinone oxidoreductase: MASAGDRESLSTDVVIVGAGPSGLAAAIRLKQSHPDIAVTVVEKSADIGGHILSGAVMDPKGLDALIPDWREKGAPVGPDVSQDHFHLLTATGDLPIPDLIIPPLMKTPNGVIVSLGDLCRWLGEQATALGVDIYPMTAAVDVVTGEKGEVLGIITGDLGIDREGKPKDSFARGIALLVKYTLIAEGARGSLAKKLIPAFALDAGRSPQKYGLGIKEVWEIAEDRHQPGRVDHYLGFPLDNSTRGGGFCYHAQDRKIYLGLVVHLDYDNPTLSPFGEFQRFKQHKAIAPLLEGAKRISYGARSLTSGGWQSIPNLAFAGGALIGCAAGFMNAPRLKAIHNAIVSGMAAGEAVGEAIAAGRANDTLEGLQEKVLATGIEAELKPVRNMKPLWSRFGTLTGGLLLAGFDMWTNQLFKLSLFGTLAHKGADFAGLKRKDAVTAKQYERPDGVTTFDRSSSVFLANLAHDEDQPVHLVLSDPEVPIRDNLPRYGEPAPLYCPADVYEVDEQGKEPVFRIHAANCVHCKTCDIKDPAQNITWVPPEGGSGPNYSGM; the protein is encoded by the coding sequence ATGGCCTCAGCCGGCGACCGCGAAAGCCTTTCGACCGATGTGGTGATCGTGGGCGCAGGCCCATCCGGACTTGCGGCGGCGATCCGCCTCAAGCAGAGCCATCCCGATATCGCGGTGACGGTGGTGGAGAAGTCGGCCGATATCGGCGGACATATCCTTTCGGGCGCGGTGATGGATCCGAAGGGGCTCGATGCGCTGATCCCGGACTGGCGGGAAAAGGGCGCGCCGGTGGGACCCGACGTCAGCCAGGACCATTTTCACCTGCTCACGGCGACCGGCGACCTGCCGATTCCCGACCTCATCATTCCGCCGCTGATGAAGACCCCGAACGGGGTGATCGTCAGCTTGGGTGACCTCTGCCGCTGGCTGGGCGAACAGGCGACGGCGCTGGGTGTCGACATCTATCCGATGACGGCGGCTGTGGACGTGGTGACGGGCGAGAAGGGCGAGGTGCTCGGCATCATCACCGGCGATCTCGGCATCGATCGCGAGGGCAAGCCCAAGGACAGCTTTGCGCGCGGCATCGCGCTCCTGGTCAAGTATACGCTGATCGCCGAGGGAGCGCGCGGATCGCTGGCCAAGAAGCTCATTCCGGCCTTTGCGCTCGATGCGGGGCGGAGCCCGCAGAAATACGGGCTCGGGATCAAGGAAGTCTGGGAGATCGCGGAAGACAGGCACCAGCCAGGGCGCGTCGACCATTATCTGGGCTTTCCGCTCGACAACAGCACGCGGGGCGGCGGGTTCTGCTACCACGCACAGGATCGCAAGATCTATCTCGGGCTCGTGGTGCATCTCGACTACGACAACCCCACCCTCTCCCCGTTCGGCGAGTTCCAGCGGTTCAAGCAGCACAAGGCGATCGCGCCGCTGCTGGAGGGCGCCAAGCGGATCTCCTATGGCGCGCGGTCGCTGACTTCGGGCGGCTGGCAGTCAATCCCGAACCTCGCCTTTGCCGGCGGGGCACTGATCGGCTGCGCCGCAGGGTTCATGAACGCGCCGCGGCTCAAGGCCATCCACAATGCCATCGTCTCGGGCATGGCTGCGGGCGAAGCCGTGGGCGAGGCCATTGCGGCGGGACGGGCGAACGATACGCTCGAGGGCCTGCAGGAGAAGGTGCTGGCAACCGGCATCGAGGCCGAACTCAAACCGGTGCGCAACATGAAGCCGCTCTGGTCGCGTTTCGGGACGTTGACGGGGGGCCTGTTGCTGGCGGGGTTCGACATGTGGACCAACCAGCTCTTCAAGCTCTCACTGTTCGGCACACTGGCGCATAAGGGCGCCGACTTTGCAGGGCTCAAGCGCAAGGATGCGGTGACGGCCAAGCAATATGAGCGGCCCGATGGCGTGACGACGTTCGACAGGTCGTCCTCGGTATTCCTTGCCAACTTGGCGCATGACGAGGACCAGCCGGTGCATCTGGTGCTGAGCGATCCCGAGGTGCCGATCCGCGATAACCTGCCGCGCTACGGCGAGCCGGCGCCGCTCTATTGCCCGGCCGACGTCTACGAGGTGGACGAGCAGGGTAAGGAGCCGGTGTTCCGCATCCATGCCGCCAATTGCGTGCATTGCAAGACTTGCGACATCAAGGACCCCGCCCAGAACATCACCTGGGTGCCCCCGGAAGGCGGGAGCGGGCCAAACTATAGCGGTATGTAG
- a CDS encoding tetratricopeptide repeat protein: MTSLARIFHRSALVAVAVMGMSSTALSQTIFTSRPLSATGSFLAGQQAMVDLRTADAARYFGQAAQVDWENPTVIERAFVAYAANGQIGDAANAARHLIELQPDNQLARLVIATEALKERRYGAAAEALQNLGSDNFAGITGDILRAWALVGDKKTAEANKLLDELSGQGLGDFLMFHRALMAEVTGDNTNALAYAKKAYENDPYVARVAEAYARMLGNAGKFDEAIDVVVNFEAQGLSHPLVDQVKTQLAEHKRPGMFATNPQTGAAEMYHGIGVALARDGSLDLAVVFLRLGMYLEPKADVIGLVLGQLLDGAGQHDAANKLYEAVPNNSPMKATAVIRVASNLDATGNRGEAIRRLGNIVATDPNDIDAVSTLGDLLRSDKQYVAAADAYSKALDLTKGDAPADWRFYYVRGIAYERANEWNKAEPDFIRALELNPDQPQVLNYLGYSWVDKGMNLDKALDMIQKAVKAQPNDGYIVDSLGWAYYRLNKYNDAVRYLEQAVQLRPNDPEINDHLGDAYWRAGRTLEAKFQWNIALSVDTEGNVKERVLPKLANGLDPVAATQ; this comes from the coding sequence GTGACTTCCCTTGCGCGCATTTTCCATCGCTCGGCTCTCGTTGCCGTAGCCGTCATGGGCATGTCTTCCACCGCGCTCTCCCAGACGATCTTCACCAGCAGGCCGCTGAGCGCCACCGGCAGTTTCCTGGCCGGGCAGCAGGCCATGGTGGACCTGCGCACTGCTGACGCCGCCCGCTATTTTGGCCAGGCCGCGCAGGTGGATTGGGAAAACCCGACCGTCATCGAGCGCGCCTTCGTGGCCTATGCCGCCAACGGCCAGATCGGCGACGCCGCCAATGCGGCCCGACACCTCATCGAACTCCAGCCCGACAACCAACTCGCCCGGCTCGTGATCGCCACCGAAGCGCTCAAGGAGCGCCGCTATGGCGCGGCCGCCGAGGCGCTGCAGAACCTGGGCTCCGACAATTTCGCCGGCATTACGGGGGACATCCTCCGGGCCTGGGCACTGGTCGGCGACAAGAAGACCGCCGAGGCCAACAAGCTGCTCGACGAACTGAGCGGCCAGGGGCTGGGCGACTTCCTGATGTTCCATCGCGCGCTCATGGCCGAGGTCACGGGCGACAACACGAACGCCCTGGCCTATGCCAAGAAGGCCTACGAGAACGACCCCTATGTCGCCCGGGTCGCCGAGGCCTATGCCCGCATGCTGGGCAACGCCGGCAAGTTCGACGAAGCCATTGACGTCGTGGTCAATTTCGAGGCGCAGGGCCTGAGCCATCCGCTGGTCGACCAGGTCAAGACGCAACTGGCCGAACACAAGCGGCCGGGCATGTTCGCGACCAATCCGCAGACCGGCGCGGCCGAGATGTATCATGGCATCGGCGTTGCGCTGGCGCGCGACGGCAGCCTCGACCTCGCCGTGGTCTTCCTGCGGCTGGGCATGTATCTCGAACCCAAGGCCGACGTGATCGGCCTGGTGCTGGGCCAGTTGCTCGATGGCGCCGGCCAGCACGACGCGGCCAACAAGCTCTACGAGGCGGTGCCGAACAATTCGCCGATGAAGGCGACGGCGGTCATCCGCGTGGCCTCGAACCTCGATGCGACGGGCAATCGCGGCGAAGCCATCAGGCGGCTCGGCAATATCGTGGCGACGGATCCCAACGATATCGATGCGGTCTCCACGCTCGGCGACCTGCTGCGCTCGGACAAGCAGTATGTCGCGGCGGCCGATGCCTATTCGAAGGCGCTCGACCTCACCAAGGGCGATGCGCCGGCCGACTGGCGGTTCTATTATGTGCGCGGCATCGCCTATGAGCGCGCCAACGAGTGGAACAAGGCCGAGCCGGATTTCATCCGCGCGCTCGAACTCAACCCCGACCAGCCGCAGGTGCTCAACTATCTGGGCTATAGCTGGGTCGACAAGGGCATGAACCTCGACAAGGCCCTGGACATGATCCAGAAGGCGGTCAAGGCGCAGCCCAACGACGGCTATATCGTGGATAGCCTCGGCTGGGCCTATTACCGGCTCAACAAGTACAACGACGCGGTGCGTTATCTCGAACAGGCCGTGCAGTTGCGGCCGAACGATCCCGAGATCAACGACCATCTGGGCGACGCCTATTGGCGCGCCGGGCGCACGCTCGAAGCCAAGTTCCAGTGGAACATCGCGCTGAGCGTGGATACCGAAGGGAACGTCAAGGAGCGCGTGCTGCCCAAGCTGGCAAACGGGCTCGATCCGGTCGCTGCTACCCAGTAG
- a CDS encoding MFS transporter, with product MTSVIKIYALFIGSCLLMFGGGLQGLLLSVRGAEEHFSLLALGLIGTGWSVGFVTGSITVPFLVKRVGHIRAYSVMAVFGTVTILLNLLWINDIGWIVLRAFSGFCFAGAAMIVESWLNEVADNRNRGTIFSIYTTLNMAASTLGQLAMSVTGVTGYVPFVVGAISFTLAVLPTALTSTPQPRPLASAKIDLVLLYKTSPIAVIAAFALGMANGTFGTLAPVYGYAQGLDAAGISILFAITAILGASAQIPFGRLSDRIDRRLVMIGLSIVAAVAGLLMVIINPSPGIIMYVLFGIYGFAANPIYAIAVAHANDFAKDGSFAKIASGMLMILGTGLAIGPAVASVIMSSFGPVGLFIVTATFHAALAVVAFLRMKIRPVRDASGRMRFRPIEATKATPETVVLDPRSDPEEAEREKRASTATA from the coding sequence ATGACTTCCGTCATCAAGATCTATGCGCTCTTCATCGGCTCCTGCCTGCTCATGTTTGGCGGGGGCTTGCAGGGGCTCCTGCTCTCCGTTCGCGGCGCGGAGGAGCACTTCTCCCTCCTTGCGCTGGGCTTGATCGGCACCGGCTGGTCGGTCGGCTTCGTCACCGGCTCGATCACGGTGCCTTTCCTCGTCAAGCGCGTCGGTCACATCCGGGCCTATTCGGTCATGGCCGTCTTCGGCACGGTGACCATTCTTCTCAACCTGCTCTGGATCAACGATATTGGCTGGATCGTGCTGCGCGCCTTCTCCGGCTTCTGCTTCGCTGGCGCCGCGATGATCGTTGAAAGCTGGCTCAACGAAGTGGCCGACAATCGCAATCGCGGCACGATCTTTTCCATCTACACCACCCTCAACATGGCCGCCTCGACCCTCGGCCAGCTCGCTATGTCGGTCACCGGCGTCACCGGCTACGTGCCGTTCGTCGTGGGCGCCATCAGCTTCACCCTTGCCGTCCTGCCCACCGCGCTGACCTCGACCCCGCAACCACGTCCGCTGGCTTCCGCCAAGATCGACCTGGTCCTGCTCTACAAGACCTCGCCCATCGCCGTTATCGCCGCCTTCGCGCTAGGCATGGCCAACGGCACCTTCGGCACGCTGGCTCCGGTCTATGGCTATGCCCAGGGGCTCGATGCCGCCGGCATCTCCATCCTCTTCGCTATCACCGCCATCCTCGGCGCCTCCGCCCAGATCCCGTTCGGCCGCCTCTCCGATCGTATCGACCGGCGCCTGGTCATGATCGGGCTGAGCATCGTGGCGGCCGTGGCCGGGCTCCTCATGGTGATCATCAATCCGTCGCCGGGTATCATCATGTATGTGCTGTTCGGTATCTATGGTTTTGCCGCCAACCCGATCTATGCCATCGCCGTCGCCCATGCGAACGACTTCGCCAAGGATGGCAGCTTCGCCAAGATCGCCAGCGGCATGCTGATGATCCTGGGCACTGGCCTCGCCATCGGCCCGGCCGTCGCCTCGGTCATCATGAGCAGTTTCGGCCCCGTGGGCCTCTTCATCGTCACCGCCACCTTCCACGCCGCGCTGGCGGTGGTCGCGTTCCTGCGCATGAAGATTCGCCCGGTCCGCGACGCCAGCGGCCGCATGCGCTTCCGCCCGATCGAGGCCACCAAGGCGACGCCCGAAACCGTGGTGCTCGATCCGCGCTCGGACCCCGAAGAGGCCGAACGCGAGAAACGGGCCTCGACAGCGACCGCCTGA
- a CDS encoding Hsp33 family molecular chaperone — translation MAAETLLSTLGLDRPESGDDVVVPFTLEGLDCRGRSVRLGEALDTILNRHKYPAPVARLLGEAVVLAALVGSSLKFEGRFILQTQTDGPVNLIVVDLDAPDGLRGYARFDHDALVKASELGKTRPGELLGHGHLAMTIDQGAHTERYQGIVALEGQSLEEVAHTYFQQSEQIPTMVRLAVAEYSEKGYARPKWRAGGVLVQYLPEHGMGIVRDLPGDGNFDNDEVPADDKWATAQALLGTLTDAELADPELSPERMLFRLFHETGVRVFPALDLEERCTCSAERIEAMLRDSFTAEEREDMAVDGEIEVVCEFCSTAYHFKPHEFETEH, via the coding sequence ATGGCTGCTGAAACTCTATTGTCCACGCTCGGCCTCGACCGCCCCGAAAGCGGTGATGACGTCGTGGTGCCGTTCACTCTGGAAGGGCTCGATTGCCGTGGCCGCTCGGTGCGGCTGGGTGAGGCGCTCGATACCATCCTCAACCGGCACAAATATCCGGCTCCCGTAGCTCGCCTTCTCGGCGAAGCCGTGGTGCTGGCTGCCCTTGTCGGCTCCTCCCTCAAGTTCGAGGGCCGCTTCATCCTGCAGACGCAGACCGATGGGCCGGTGAACCTCATCGTCGTCGATCTCGACGCGCCCGATGGCCTGCGCGGCTATGCCCGCTTCGACCACGACGCGCTGGTCAAGGCATCCGAACTGGGCAAGACCAGGCCCGGCGAACTGCTCGGTCACGGCCACCTGGCCATGACCATCGACCAGGGCGCTCACACCGAGCGTTACCAGGGCATCGTCGCGCTCGAAGGCCAGTCGCTTGAAGAGGTGGCGCACACCTACTTCCAGCAGTCCGAGCAGATCCCGACCATGGTGCGCCTCGCCGTCGCCGAATATTCGGAAAAGGGCTATGCCCGTCCGAAATGGCGCGCCGGCGGCGTGCTGGTGCAGTATCTGCCCGAGCACGGCATGGGCATCGTCCGCGACCTGCCGGGCGATGGCAATTTCGATAATGACGAGGTTCCGGCCGACGACAAGTGGGCCACTGCCCAGGCGCTGCTCGGCACCCTCACCGATGCCGAACTGGCCGATCCCGAACTCTCGCCCGAGCGCATGCTGTTCCGTCTGTTCCACGAGACCGGCGTGCGGGTCTTCCCCGCCCTCGATCTCGAGGAGCGCTGCACCTGCTCGGCCGAACGCATCGAGGCGATGCTGCGCGACAGCTTCACCGCCGAGGAGCGTGAGGACATGGCCGTGGACGGCGAGATCGAAGTGGTCTGCGAGTTCTGCTCGACGGCCTATCACTTCAAGCCGCACGAGTTCGAGACCGAACACTGA